From a single Maylandia zebra isolate NMK-2024a linkage group LG3, Mzebra_GT3a, whole genome shotgun sequence genomic region:
- the LOC101470521 gene encoding NACHT, LRR and PYD domains-containing protein 3 — translation MVEKGFHHSCLTAVRVLRVSLVDELEGQVDSLVEFLVCREVFTRDDREEVLCQLGPRMRVRKVLDILECKGEEAARIFLNVKSHYQYCKEADPPQSREYSKAKQKHKEVLRRRSESMLFYNTRHGEKIQFSEHYVNLLLVDGHQGLENKRHEVLTFGQKRLCQQKSAVHEKITPAELFSCAKAVRPVRKVLVSGVAGIGKTILVQKMLFDFGGNKDHLAFDFIIHMTFRDLNLIDEPTSLRELILRKNRHLAKELDNILANDNKLLIILDGFDEFRHYRSCDVDSFVTEPDEDAEVMEVIGSLMQGELLPNASVLLTSRPAAISYIPVGCIDRFVLIAGFSLAEVQDFFFRYFQDRTLADRMFSVVSANELMLTLCYIPAFCYIVCCILKESKDLCGGSPKTMTDIYVQYLVALLRSHTQARAETCLQDQRAGAIQQLSDTVLKLGRLAFKNLLEHQTLFYSSDREVAALEGSSLVSAFLDKTIAEEPGFTEEVYSFAHLTIQEFFAAVYCAVTDHPLPDALERTSCPRDVSNSGHLDLFSRFLSGILSERNASLLSRQVGICCHKEKANAYREKIIRELRALCESGAHILNHLHCLFEQQDPSLALDVQPKMLRVNVSDETLSQMDYNAIKYFLNLTEGKISELDLTGTGISCDTLRDIQHLLGRCESLWLGENNLDMEAVQVIADVLKESENIVYLGLGWTNISDDELLVLACAIGVKKKLQELWMEGNRVSYRGLLSLSDLIPDPLKNVVAIWNDLTDREPECMQTKASITVNFTDDASWAEWQKWVFKRCEVSSNEKLLMVLHKVCNISTHHFEAQWTKTFYSQLSQLIKSRIESCTEEEMCKKLKKFDSFLEL, via the exons ATGGTGGAAAAGGGTTTTCATCATTCCTGTTTGACAGCAGTGAGGGTGCTGCGAGTTTCTCTTGTGGATGAACTAGAAGGACAGGTCGACTCTCTGGTAGAATTCCTAGTGTGCCGGGAAGTGTTCACTCGAGATGATCGCGAGGAAGTGTTATGTCAGCTGGGTCCCCGGATGAGAGTGAGAAAGGTGCTGGATATCCTGGAGTGCAAAGGCGAGGAAGCGGCCAGGATTTTTCTTAATGTTAAAAGTCACTATCAGTACTGCAAAGAAGCGGATCCACCTCAGTCCAGAG AGTACAGCAAAgcgaaacaaaaacacaaagaagtcCTGAGGCGCAGGAGTGAGAGCATGCTTTTCTACAACACCCGGCACGGAGAGAAAATTCAGTTTTCCGAACATTATGTCAATCTTCTCTTAGTTGACGGACACCAGGGATTAGAAAATAAAAGGCATGAGGTGCTGACCTTTGGACAGAAGCGACTGTGTCAGCAGAAGTCAGCAGTGCATGAGAAAATCACACCAGCTGAACTGTTCTCATGTGCAAAGGCAGTTCGTCCAGTCAGGAAGGTTCTGGTATCGGGGGTGGCTGGAATCGGAAAAACTATCCTGGTGCAAAAGATGTTGTTTGATTTTGGGGGAAACAAGGACCACCTTGCCTTTGACTTCATCATACACATGACCTTCAGAGACTTGAATCTGATTGACGAGCCCACAAGTTTACGAGAGTTGATCTTGCGCAAAAACAGGCACCTTGCTAAAGAACTGGATAACATCTTGGCAAATGACAACAAACTGCTGATCATCCTGGATGGCTTTGATGAGTTCAGACACTACAGGAGCTGCGACGTAGACTCTTTTGTAACTGAACCAGATGAAGATGCAGAGGTTATGGAGGTTATTGGAAGCTTGATGCAGGGTGAACTACTACCAAATGCTTCTGTGTTGCTCACAAGTCGGCCTGCAGCTATCAGCTACATCCCTGTGGGCTGCATTGACCGCTTTGTGCTCATTGCAGGGTTCTCCTTGGCCGAGGTTCAAGACTTCTTTTTTCGTTACTTCCAGGACAGGACCCTTGCTGACCGCATGTTCTCAGTGGTATCTGCAAATGAACTAATGCTGACACTGTGCTACATACCTGCATTTTGCTACATTGTCTGCTGCATCCTCAAAGAGAGCAAAGATCTTTGTGGGGGAAGCCCAAAGACCATGACGGATATTTACGTGCAGTACTTGGTGGCTTTGCTTCGATCTCACACCCAAGCGAGAGCTGAAACATGTCTTCAAGACCAAAGAGCGGGGgccatccagcagctgtctgatacTGTTTTAAAGCTGGGTCGACTTGCCTTCAAAAACCTACTGGAGCATCAAACATTATTTTATAGCAGCGACCGAGAGGTGGCAGCGTTAGAAGGGTCCAGCCTCGTTAGTGCTTTCCTCGACAAGACAATTGCAGAAGAACCTGGGTTCACTGAAGAGGTCTATTCATTTGCTCATCTTACTATTCAAGAGTTCTTTGCTGCAGTTTACTGTGCGGTGACGGATCACCCTTTGCCTGACGCACTTGAGCGCACATCATGTCCCAGAGATGTATCCAACAGTGGACACTTGGACCTTTTCAGCCGCTTCCTCTCTGGAATCCTCTCTGAGCGCAATGCCAGTCTTCTATCTAGGCAGGTGGGGATTTGCTGCCACAAAGAAAAAGCGAACGCATATCGTGAGAAAATCATCAGAGAACTGAGAGCTCTCTGTGAAAGTGGAGCCCACATCCTAAACCATTTGCATTGCTTGTTTGAGCAACAGGACCCCTCGTTAGCACTTGATGTGCAACCAAAGATGCTAAGAGTTAATGTTAGCGATGAAACGCTATCTCAAATGGACTACAATGCTATCAAGTATTTCCTAAACCTCACCGAGGGTAAAATATCAGAGCTGGATCTTACTGGGACTGGAATAAGCTGTGATACACTaagagatattcaacatcttttGGGTAGATGTGAGAGTCTTTG GCTTGGAGAAAACAACCTGGATATGGAAGCAGTACAGGTCATTGCTGATGTGTTGAAGGAATCGGAGAATATTGTGTACCTCGG ACTTGGGTGGACAAACATTAGTGATGACGAGCTTCTGGTCCTTGCTTGTGCAATAGGggttaaaaaaaagcttcaggAGTTGTG GATGGAAGGCAACCGAGTGAGTTACAGAGGTCTGCTGTCATTAAGCGACTTGATCCCAGATCCTCTGAAAAACGTTGT GGCGATATGGAATGACCTGACTGACAGAGAGCCAGAGTGCATGCAGACCAAGGCCAGCATCACTGTGAATTTCACAGACGATGCTTCGTGGGCAGAGTGGCAGAAATGGGTTTTTAAAAGGTGTGAGGTCAGCAGCAATGAGAAGTTGCTGATGGTACTTCACAAAGTGTGCAACATATCGACCCACCACTTCGAAGCTCAGTGGACGAAGACCTTCTACAGTCAACTTTCACAGCTCATCAAGAGCAGAATTGAGAGCTGTACCGAGGAGGAAATGTGCAAGAAGCTCAAAAAGTTTGACAGCTTTTTGGAGCTATGA